The DNA sequence AGGCGGAGAAAGAGGTGCTGGTGGAGAGATATTCTCAGCTAGAGGCCATCAGAGAAACCTACAGACAACACTGCTCCCTGAGAGGTAGGACGCCGGATTCCTCCAGCATGGCACAGTAAAGGGAATCTTGGTTTTTAGGATGGGAGGAACAAAGGCTGGATAAATAAAGGAAGTCCTGAGACTTTCTGAGACAGTTGAATTTACTATATCTAAAAGCTAGTCAAGTGCATGTCATGCATGGCACAATCATGTAGGATATTctgttcaagtaaaaaaaatagattttactCATTACCATTAGAGCTACATAAAAAAATGAGACGAGACGCGGGTCTTAcaggtcttataatacatccatgagcgTTGGCCAGCAGTAACAaagctccttgagcagaaatggagaaagaaaaggctcttttgaatggcaagttgagTGTctaagcccttccagatggttctctccaaAAGACTAAAGTTATCTGCATGCACTGTCCATGTGAACTGAGTAGTTGAGTCCCAAATACCACTTCagcatttaaaactttaaaaataaagtacttttaaagtacatttaaaacagcttaaaaaattgcaattaatttgcgattaattaatctctcactctctctctatctatctatctatcttatctatctatctatctatctatctttcttttctttctttctttctttctttctttctttctttctttctttctttctttcagatgGGATGGTGGGTCAGGTGTCTCCAGAGGCATTGTTCTCCAGACTACAGACAGAGGGCAGCAAAACAGAGGCAGAGTCAGaggtcagaaacacacacacacacacacaccacaatatCAATGTGAAATGTATGCTGATGCATAATGCAGCTGTTTGTATTTGGCTTAAAGATGCGTGAACAGTACTGCACCAAATAATGCTCTTGAGGGGAATTTTTGAGTTTCTGTAaatttatagtgtggtctagatctactctatTAGTatagtgtcctgagataactcctgttaggagttgacactataaataaaattgaattgaaatattGTAGTGGTCAACAaaaaaagccagacactatattGTATTAAGTTAAGAGAGTTAAGCGACAGAACCTGTGTAAGTGTTCTAACTcataacactaataacattaccgtcagCAAAATACCTCCGCTAATTACATCCATACTTTAACTTTGCTTTATCACCGTCAAGCCACCAAGCTGATGATTTGTTAACGATAATAATGAGAAGACGAGACAGCACGCCGTTATTAATAACTGACTGGTGATATCAACATGCTACACATTCTGGAGTCGGCTGACTCGTCTCTGAACTCGGtctggttctggtggttgattaacgcaTCTTACGCAttttacgcccaaaacacacctatgaattaatgaagacactaagtacaacccttttgaaccatgcgccctgtgcacagacccttttttccgccgtcaagcTTCACGCCGTGCACTAAGATCAgtaaaatagggccctgtgtGTGTTAGACAGTCAgtggccaatcagagcaatgtCTAGTTTAAGGGAGTTCAGTACTCTGCACTAGTATGATGTTCTCAGCATGACCGTGACTGCTGGTGTCTCTGTCTGCAGACTCTAGCTGATGAGTTTCTGGAGGGCTCTCTGCCATTGGACTCCTTCCTGGATCGCTTCCTCTCGCTGCGCTCCCTAGCTCACAAAAGACGGGTGAGGATAGAGAAACTCCAGGAGATCCTACGACAGAGGAGCGAGGGCAATCCCAACGCCATGACATCATCAGCAGGCGTCAGCCAAGACCCTGCTGCCGCGCCCTCACCCTGGAATCAACcgacaacaacagcaacgacgACCAATCAGCAGCAGCCAAACTCCACAGCTCAGTCCTGCAGCTATCCCTCGCAGCCGGCCTCCGCATCGGCAGCGGGCCCTTCAGGCCTCCCCTACACCCCCTACCCTGTCTCCCCACCCAACCCTCCCCCTGCGGCTGC is a window from the Perca fluviatilis chromosome 1, GENO_Pfluv_1.0, whole genome shotgun sequence genome containing:
- the vps37c gene encoding vacuolar protein sorting-associated protein 37C; protein product: MEKLQDLSQSELQELLDNPQRVESMALESDEIQNIQLEREMALASNRSLAEQNLDVKPRLEAEKEVLVERYSQLEAIRETYRQHCSLRDGMVGQVSPEALFSRLQTEGSKTEAESETLADEFLEGSLPLDSFLDRFLSLRSLAHKRRVRIEKLQEILRQRSEGNPNAMTSSAGVSQDPAAAPSPWNQPTTTATTTNQQQPNSTAQSCSYPSQPASASAAGPSGLPYTPYPVSPPNPPPAAAAGSGAVNPTPQFHPYPGSGSPFTPAGSYSGPRPAFGPTASAACPYPSQPSFPTPHPGSAFGQYTPSPPQSGPAPYPASYSYGGYSYPAGPPYSDSQSPTGRPIYRPGYGVPQPYS